A section of the Mycolicibacterium anyangense genome encodes:
- the pstS gene encoding phosphate ABC transporter substrate-binding protein PstS, translating into MNLNSFGKAFLVTVSATAITGLTLTACGSDNNSKSSSSSAGASGSSASSADCGGKNALTAEGSTAQQNAIAVFNQVWGQKCAGKNLSYNPTGSGAGVTQFIAGQVDFAGSDSALSKDQPDAAAKRCGGNPAWNLPLVFGPVALAYNVPGADKLTLTSDTIAKIFSGGITNWNDPAIAAENSGVSLPDQKITPIYRSDSSGTTDNFQKYLTAAAPQSWTKGAGKEFQGGAGEGAQKSAGVVQAIQATPGAIGYVEKGFASQANLATASIDNGGGAVALSDDSAKKAIDAAKFKAEGNDLVLDLNSIYATKEPGAYPLMLATYEIVCSKGYDADTAAAVKSFLTVAANDGQSGLPAAGYVPLPDAFKQRLLTAVNAIQ; encoded by the coding sequence GTGAATCTGAACAGCTTTGGCAAGGCGTTCCTCGTGACCGTGTCCGCGACAGCGATCACCGGGTTGACGTTGACCGCCTGCGGTAGCGACAACAACAGCAAGTCGTCGTCCTCGTCGGCCGGTGCATCCGGCTCGTCGGCGTCCTCGGCCGATTGCGGGGGCAAGAACGCGCTGACCGCCGAGGGTTCGACCGCGCAGCAGAATGCGATCGCGGTGTTCAACCAGGTGTGGGGCCAGAAGTGCGCGGGCAAGAACCTGTCGTACAACCCGACCGGTTCCGGTGCGGGCGTCACCCAGTTCATCGCCGGCCAGGTGGATTTCGCCGGCTCGGACTCGGCGCTGTCCAAGGATCAGCCGGACGCCGCCGCCAAGCGCTGCGGCGGAAACCCGGCCTGGAACCTGCCGCTGGTCTTCGGCCCGGTCGCGCTGGCCTACAACGTCCCCGGCGCCGACAAGCTGACCCTGACCAGTGACACCATCGCCAAGATCTTCAGCGGCGGCATCACCAACTGGAACGACCCGGCCATCGCCGCCGAGAACAGCGGCGTGAGCCTGCCGGACCAGAAGATCACCCCGATCTACCGGTCGGATTCCTCGGGCACCACCGACAACTTCCAGAAGTACCTGACTGCCGCCGCTCCGCAGAGCTGGACCAAGGGTGCGGGCAAGGAGTTCCAGGGTGGCGCCGGTGAAGGCGCGCAGAAGTCCGCTGGTGTGGTGCAGGCCATCCAGGCCACCCCGGGCGCGATCGGCTACGTCGAGAAGGGCTTCGCCAGCCAGGCCAACCTGGCCACGGCGTCGATCGACAACGGTGGCGGGGCTGTGGCGCTGAGCGACGATTCCGCGAAGAAGGCCATCGACGCCGCCAAGTTCAAGGCCGAGGGCAACGACCTGGTGCTGGATCTGAACTCGATCTACGCGACCAAGGAGCCCGGCGCCTACCCGCTGATGCTGGCGACCTACGAGATCGTCTGCTCCAAGGGCTACGACGCCGACACCGCCGCCGCGGTCAAGTCGTTCCTGACGGTGGCCGCCAACGACGGCCAGTCCGGTCTCCCGGCTGCGGGCTATGTGCCGCTGCCCGACGCGTTCAAGCAGCGGCTGCTGACCGCCGTCAACGCAATTCAGTAA
- the mshD gene encoding mycothiol synthase, with amino-acid sequence MTAPHWRPTLSGAEQQHVHALVEAATLTDGVAPVGEQVLRELPTDRTGHLLATGDSGDVLGYLNLAPGRDDADAMGELVVHPDHRRRGLGTALLRAAVDRTGGRVRFWAHGTLPPAAAAASALGMTAVRELMQMRRTLREVPAVELPAGITVRTYAGPADNAELLRVNNAAFSWHPEQGGWSEDEISTRRGEPWFDPDGLFLAFDDATGALLGFHWTKVHAEHPGLGEVYVVGVDPAAQGRGLGRVLTLVGIGHLAQRLGGHDLGAGAQRPGGSDDPAVMLYVEADNTAAVKTYERLGFTVSNLDTAYAPADQRN; translated from the coding sequence GTGACCGCGCCACACTGGCGGCCCACCCTGTCGGGGGCCGAGCAGCAGCACGTTCACGCCCTCGTCGAGGCGGCCACCCTCACCGACGGTGTCGCGCCCGTCGGTGAACAGGTCCTGCGCGAGCTGCCCACCGACCGCACGGGCCATCTGCTGGCGACCGGGGACAGTGGAGACGTCCTCGGCTACCTCAACCTCGCGCCCGGCCGGGACGACGCCGACGCGATGGGTGAACTCGTCGTCCATCCCGACCATCGCCGCCGCGGGCTGGGCACGGCACTCCTGCGGGCAGCCGTCGACCGTACCGGTGGCCGGGTCCGGTTCTGGGCGCACGGCACGCTGCCCCCGGCCGCGGCGGCCGCCTCGGCGCTGGGCATGACCGCCGTGCGCGAGCTGATGCAGATGCGGCGGACGCTGCGTGAGGTGCCCGCAGTCGAGCTGCCCGCCGGCATCACCGTCCGTACCTACGCGGGGCCGGCCGACAACGCCGAACTGCTGCGCGTCAACAATGCGGCCTTCTCCTGGCACCCCGAGCAGGGCGGCTGGAGCGAGGACGAGATTTCCACCCGCCGCGGTGAGCCGTGGTTCGATCCAGACGGCCTGTTCCTGGCGTTCGACGACGCCACCGGGGCGCTGCTGGGCTTCCATTGGACCAAGGTGCACGCCGAGCACCCCGGGCTGGGAGAGGTCTACGTGGTCGGGGTCGATCCGGCCGCGCAGGGCCGTGGTCTGGGACGTGTTCTCACCCTGGTCGGGATCGGACACCTGGCGCAGCGTCTGGGCGGCCACGACCTTGGGGCAGGAGCGCAGCGACCCGGGGGAAGTGATGACCCGGCGGTGATGCTCTATGTCGAGGCCGACAACACCGCGGCAGTGAAGACCTACGAGCGGCTCGGGTTCACCGTGAGCAACCTCGACACCGCGTACGCACCCGCTGACCAGCGAAATTAA
- a CDS encoding winged helix-turn-helix transcriptional regulator, whose translation MDLLLLTVDPHPESVLPSLALLAHNVRSAPTEVSSLLEAGSADVAIVDARTDLAAARGLCRLLGTTGTSVPVVAVVNEGGLVAVNVDWGLDEILLPSTGPAEIDARLRLLVGRRGGMATQESAGKVSLGELVIDEGTYTARLRGRPLDLTYKEFELLKYLAQHAGRVFTRAQLLQEVWGYDFFGGTRTVDVHVRRLRAKLGPEYESLIGTVRNVGYKAVRPARGRPPAVESEYVDADDEDFGDADESLTDSVQDALHSAGSMPHPLRSQ comes from the coding sequence TTGGACCTGCTGCTTCTGACCGTCGACCCGCATCCGGAGTCGGTGCTGCCGTCGCTGGCGCTTCTCGCGCACAACGTCCGGTCAGCGCCGACGGAGGTGTCATCCCTGCTGGAGGCGGGCAGCGCGGACGTGGCGATCGTCGATGCCCGCACCGACCTGGCCGCTGCCCGTGGCTTGTGCCGGCTGCTGGGCACCACGGGAACGTCGGTGCCGGTGGTGGCCGTGGTCAACGAGGGCGGTCTGGTGGCCGTCAACGTCGACTGGGGTCTGGACGAGATCCTGCTGCCCAGCACCGGCCCGGCCGAGATCGACGCGCGGCTGCGCCTGCTCGTCGGCCGCCGCGGCGGCATGGCCACCCAGGAGAGCGCCGGCAAGGTGAGCCTCGGTGAGCTCGTCATCGACGAGGGCACCTACACCGCGCGGCTGCGCGGTCGCCCGCTGGATCTCACCTACAAGGAATTCGAGCTGCTGAAGTACCTCGCCCAGCACGCCGGGCGGGTCTTCACCCGGGCTCAGCTCCTGCAAGAGGTGTGGGGCTATGACTTCTTCGGCGGTACCCGCACCGTCGACGTCCACGTCAGGCGGCTGCGCGCCAAGCTGGGGCCCGAGTACGAGTCACTGATCGGAACCGTCCGCAACGTCGGCTACAAGGCGGTACGGCCGGCTCGGGGGCGTCCGCCGGCCGTCGAGTCGGAGTATGTCGACGCCGACGACGAGGACTTCGGCGACGCCGACGAATCCCTGACCGACTCGGTGCAGGACGCCCTGCACTCGGCGGGCTCGATGCCGCATCCACTGCGCAGTCAGTGA
- the lmeA gene encoding mannan chain length control protein LmeA, with protein MGKNVQVRKLLTALGAALLAVVIGAVGADFGATIYAEYRLARTVRSVAGLSFDPSVAILGFPFIRQAMRHHYNEIEIKANGVDHAVTGKASLEATMHNIDLTEASWLIRPHAELPVGKLESRIIIDSSHLGRYIGIKDLMVEAPSRETNDATGGTTESGISGSKGLVFTGTPKKAGFDRSVSVTVDLSMAGPDQTTLVFTATGIEMGPGTADQGVPEDKKAAVLAAFSGSLPGQKLPFGVRPTTQGARGSDIIIEGISEGVTIRLDGFPQS; from the coding sequence ATAGGCAAGAATGTGCAGGTGCGGAAGCTGCTGACGGCCCTCGGCGCCGCGCTGCTCGCGGTGGTCATCGGGGCGGTCGGCGCCGACTTCGGGGCCACTATCTACGCCGAATACCGGCTGGCCCGGACCGTGCGCAGTGTCGCGGGACTGTCCTTCGACCCGTCGGTGGCGATCCTCGGCTTCCCGTTCATCCGGCAGGCCATGCGCCACCACTACAACGAGATCGAGATCAAGGCCAACGGGGTCGACCACGCCGTGACGGGCAAGGCGTCGCTGGAGGCCACCATGCACAACATCGACCTCACCGAGGCCTCCTGGCTGATCAGGCCACACGCCGAGCTGCCGGTGGGCAAGCTGGAGAGCCGGATCATCATCGACTCCTCGCACCTTGGCCGCTACATCGGCATCAAGGATCTGATGGTCGAGGCGCCGTCGAGGGAGACCAATGACGCCACCGGCGGCACCACCGAGTCGGGCATCTCGGGGAGCAAGGGGCTGGTGTTCACCGGGACGCCGAAGAAGGCCGGCTTCGACAGATCGGTCAGCGTGACCGTCGACCTGTCGATGGCCGGTCCGGACCAGACCACCCTGGTGTTCACTGCCACCGGGATCGAGATGGGCCCCGGCACCGCGGACCAGGGCGTCCCGGAGGACAAGAAGGCCGCCGTGCTCGCCGCGTTCAGTGGCAGCCTGCCCGGCCAGAAGCTGCCGTTCGGTGTGCGTCCGACCACCCAAGGTGCCCGCGGATCGGACATCATCATCGAAGGCATCTCCGAGGGAGTAACCATCCGCCTCGACGGGTTCCCACAATCATGA
- a CDS encoding TlpA family protein disulfide reductase: MTPALVTAIVAIVAALGIAAVAGVLHNRRSGVLRDTAEPSAIDTSDLGLSRTGPTIVHFSAVWCGPCSGVRRVVNQVCAEMREVAHVEIDMDANPAAARKLSVLSLPTTFIFDAQGRQRYRTSGVPKVADLRSALEPLLA, translated from the coding sequence ATGACTCCTGCACTTGTCACCGCGATCGTGGCGATCGTCGCCGCCTTGGGCATCGCCGCGGTGGCCGGCGTCCTGCACAACCGCCGCTCCGGCGTGCTGCGCGACACCGCCGAACCGTCCGCGATCGACACCAGCGACCTGGGCCTGTCCCGGACCGGACCGACCATCGTGCACTTCAGCGCGGTCTGGTGCGGTCCGTGCAGCGGAGTGCGGCGGGTGGTCAACCAGGTGTGCGCCGAGATGCGTGAGGTAGCTCACGTCGAGATCGATATGGATGCCAATCCGGCTGCTGCGCGCAAGCTTTCGGTGCTGTCCTTGCCGACGACGTTCATCTTCGACGCGCAGGGCCGGCAGCGGTACCGGACATCGGGGGTCCCCAAGGTCGCTGACCTGCGCTCCGCCCTCGAGCCTCTATTGGCTTAA
- a CDS encoding Ms5788A family Cys-rich leader peptide: MAAVSARLELMLTKRRAVDLCRVAGCCCCCCSC; the protein is encoded by the coding sequence ATGGCTGCCGTGTCCGCCCGCCTCGAGCTCATGCTCACCAAGCGCCGCGCAGTGGATCTGTGCCGCGTTGCGGGTTGTTGCTGTTGTTGTTGTAGCTGCTGA
- a CDS encoding DUF4395 domain-containing protein, with the protein MSTTSNTSATPDQVDVRGPRFAAWVTTAVLVAVLIVSAVSTAGAAILLGLQAVVFAIGALGGPRKHPYGRIFATVVAPRKGPVTEREPVPPLKFAQLVGFIFAVVGFAGFAFGAPLLGVIATAFALFAAFLNAAFGICLGCQLYPLVTRVRRIPA; encoded by the coding sequence ATGTCGACCACGTCCAACACCTCTGCGACACCCGATCAGGTGGACGTCCGCGGCCCGCGTTTCGCGGCCTGGGTGACCACCGCCGTCCTGGTGGCGGTGCTCATCGTCTCGGCGGTCAGCACGGCTGGCGCGGCGATCCTCCTCGGTCTGCAGGCGGTGGTGTTCGCCATCGGCGCACTCGGCGGTCCGCGCAAGCATCCCTACGGCCGGATCTTCGCCACCGTGGTCGCGCCCCGCAAGGGGCCGGTCACCGAACGGGAACCCGTGCCGCCGTTGAAGTTTGCCCAACTGGTCGGATTCATTTTCGCCGTCGTCGGGTTCGCCGGGTTCGCCTTCGGCGCTCCGCTGCTCGGCGTCATCGCCACCGCCTTCGCACTGTTCGCCGCGTTCCTCAACGCGGCGTTCGGCATCTGCCTGGGCTGCCAGCTCTACCCGCTGGTGACCCGAGTGCGCCGTATCCCCGCATAA
- a CDS encoding sulfurtransferase gives MARSDVLVSADWAESNLDNPKVVFVEVDEDASAYDTGHIAGAVKLDWKKDLQDPIKRDFVDAQQFSKLLSDRGIGNDHTVVLYGGNNNWFAAYAYWYFKLYGHEDVKLLDGGRKKWELDGRPLSADTVERPATSYTAKALDNSIRALRDEVIAAIGTKNLVDVRSPDEFSGKILAPAHLPQEQSQRPGHIPGAINVPWSKAANEDGTFKSDEDLAKLYADAGLDGEKETIAYCRIGERSSHTWFVLQELLGHKNVKNYDGSWTEYGALVGAPIELGN, from the coding sequence ATGGCTCGCTCCGACGTCCTGGTCTCCGCCGACTGGGCCGAGAGCAATCTCGACAACCCCAAGGTCGTCTTCGTCGAGGTCGACGAAGACGCCAGCGCCTACGACACCGGTCACATCGCCGGTGCCGTCAAGCTGGACTGGAAGAAGGATCTCCAGGATCCCATCAAGCGGGATTTCGTTGACGCCCAACAGTTCTCGAAGCTACTGAGCGACCGCGGCATCGGCAACGACCACACCGTCGTGCTGTACGGCGGCAACAACAACTGGTTCGCCGCCTACGCCTACTGGTACTTCAAGCTCTACGGCCACGAGGACGTCAAGCTCCTCGACGGCGGGCGCAAGAAGTGGGAGCTCGACGGCCGTCCGCTGAGCGCCGATACCGTCGAGCGGCCCGCCACCAGCTACACCGCCAAGGCCCTCGACAACAGCATCCGAGCACTGCGCGACGAGGTCATCGCCGCGATCGGTACCAAGAACCTGGTGGATGTCCGCTCACCTGACGAGTTCTCGGGCAAGATCCTGGCTCCGGCCCACCTGCCGCAGGAGCAGAGCCAGCGCCCCGGCCACATCCCCGGTGCCATCAACGTGCCGTGGAGCAAGGCCGCCAACGAGGACGGCACCTTCAAGTCGGACGAGGACCTGGCCAAGCTCTACGCCGACGCCGGCCTGGACGGCGAGAAGGAGACCATCGCCTACTGCCGCATCGGTGAGCGCTCGTCGCACACCTGGTTCGTGCTGCAGGAACTGTTGGGCCACAAGAACGTCAAGAACTACGACGGCAGTTGGACGGAATACGGCGCCCTGGTGGGTGCCCCAATCGAGTTGGGAAATTGA
- a CDS encoding DUF1416 domain-containing protein: protein MCSAPKQGQNLPAGVDLEKETVITGRVVDGTGQTVGGAFVRLLDSSDEFTAEVVASATGDFRFFAAPGTWKVRALSKLGNGDVTVAPTGAGIHEVDIKVA, encoded by the coding sequence ATGTGCTCTGCACCGAAACAAGGACAGAACCTGCCCGCAGGCGTCGACCTGGAGAAGGAGACGGTGATCACCGGTCGCGTCGTCGATGGCACCGGCCAGACCGTGGGCGGCGCCTTCGTGCGTCTGCTGGACTCCAGCGACGAGTTCACCGCTGAGGTCGTCGCCTCGGCCACCGGTGACTTCCGGTTCTTCGCCGCCCCCGGCACCTGGAAGGTGCGGGCGCTGTCGAAGCTGGGCAACGGTGACGTGACCGTCGCCCCCACCGGCGCCGGCATCCACGAAGTCGACATCAAGGTCGCCTGA
- a CDS encoding FABP family protein produces MTSDDIAGSGDRAVAAAVERAKETAGRNIPAFDDLPMPADTANLRQGADLHDALLALLPLIGVWRGEGEGRGATGDYRFGQQIVVSHDGGDYLNWEARSWRLDEEGAYHSPGLRETGFWRFVTDPEDPAESQAIELLLAHSAGYVELFYGQPRTQSSWELVTDALARSKSGVLVGGAKRLYGIVENGDLAYVEERVDADGGLVPHLSARLTRYIG; encoded by the coding sequence GTGACCTCTGACGACATCGCCGGCAGCGGTGATCGGGCGGTCGCCGCGGCAGTCGAGCGCGCCAAGGAGACGGCGGGACGCAACATCCCGGCGTTCGACGACCTTCCGATGCCCGCCGACACCGCCAACCTGCGCCAGGGTGCCGATCTGCACGACGCGCTGCTCGCGCTGCTCCCGCTGATCGGGGTGTGGCGCGGCGAAGGCGAGGGCCGCGGAGCAACCGGCGACTACCGGTTCGGTCAGCAGATCGTCGTGTCCCACGACGGCGGCGACTACCTGAACTGGGAAGCACGCTCCTGGCGGCTCGACGAAGAGGGCGCCTACCACTCCCCCGGCCTGCGCGAAACCGGCTTCTGGCGGTTCGTCACCGACCCCGAGGACCCGGCCGAGTCACAGGCCATCGAGCTGCTGCTGGCCCACTCGGCCGGCTACGTGGAGCTGTTCTACGGGCAGCCCCGCACCCAGTCCTCCTGGGAGCTGGTGACCGACGCGCTGGCCCGCAGCAAGTCCGGCGTTCTCGTCGGTGGCGCCAAGCGGCTCTACGGCATCGTCGAGAACGGCGACCTGGCCTATGTCGAGGAGCGGGTCGATGCCGACGGCGGGCTCGTGCCCCACTTGTCGGCCCGGCTGACGCGATACATCGGCTGA
- a CDS encoding amino acid ABC transporter ATP-binding protein, with protein MTNVLSVRGLVKSYGERTVLDGVDLDVAEHEVVVLIGASGSGKSTLLRCVDLLEDIDDGQIFLDGRDISDPRVNADTARRPMGMVFQSFNLFPHMKVLDNVTLAPRVVHRRDRREAEERGRDLLARVGLADKADAYPDKLSGGQQQRVAIARALAYDPRLLLLDEITSALDPELVGEVLDLVGELAAAGRTIVMATHEMGFARQVANTVCFLDGGRIIESGSAEQVLTNPQQERTQQFLRRVTGVRGD; from the coding sequence GTGACCAACGTTCTGTCGGTCCGTGGACTGGTCAAGAGCTACGGCGAACGCACCGTTCTCGACGGCGTGGACCTCGACGTCGCCGAGCATGAGGTGGTGGTGCTGATCGGCGCGTCTGGATCGGGCAAGTCCACGTTGTTGCGCTGTGTGGATCTGCTCGAGGATATCGACGACGGGCAGATCTTCCTCGACGGCCGCGACATCAGCGACCCGCGCGTCAACGCCGACACGGCCCGCCGGCCGATGGGCATGGTCTTCCAGTCGTTCAACTTGTTCCCGCACATGAAGGTCCTCGACAACGTCACCCTCGCGCCGCGGGTGGTGCATCGCCGGGACCGCCGCGAAGCCGAGGAGCGCGGCCGCGACCTGCTGGCCCGGGTCGGGTTGGCCGACAAGGCCGACGCCTACCCGGACAAGCTGTCCGGCGGCCAGCAGCAGCGGGTTGCCATCGCCCGGGCGCTGGCCTATGACCCCCGGCTACTGCTGCTCGACGAGATCACCAGCGCCCTGGACCCCGAACTGGTCGGCGAGGTGCTGGATCTGGTCGGTGAACTGGCGGCGGCCGGGCGCACCATCGTGATGGCCACCCACGAGATGGGGTTCGCCCGCCAGGTCGCCAACACCGTGTGCTTCCTCGACGGTGGCCGAATCATCGAATCCGGTTCCGCCGAACAGGTTTTGACCAACCCTCAGCAGGAACGGACCCAGCAGTTCCTGCGCCGGGTGACCGGGGTCAGGGGCGACTAG
- a CDS encoding amino acid ABC transporter permease: MTALAVERQAYRRSRARRSTLVALVSTLVFAALAVVATTSSPGWPRVRDSFFNLRIGWDSLPAVLDGLWLNVRVLVVCQILILTFGLGLAAVRTLRGPVWFPVRAMATGYVDLFRGLPLIICLYLVGFGLPGLRLAGVPNNPVLLGGLALVLVYSAYVAEVFRAGIESVHPSQLAAAKSLGLNYRRTMRLVVLPQAARRVTPALLNDFVALQKDCGLISVLGAVDAVRAAQIQAATSYNFTPYVVAGLLFVALAVPSARLADWATRRAATRQGAL, translated from the coding sequence GTGACCGCACTGGCCGTCGAACGCCAGGCATATCGACGGTCGCGGGCGCGCCGGTCCACACTCGTCGCGCTGGTGTCCACGCTGGTCTTCGCCGCGCTCGCGGTGGTGGCCACGACGTCGTCGCCCGGCTGGCCCCGGGTGCGCGATTCGTTCTTCAACCTGCGCATCGGCTGGGACAGCCTGCCTGCGGTGCTCGACGGGCTGTGGCTCAACGTCCGGGTGCTGGTGGTCTGCCAGATCCTGATCCTGACCTTCGGACTAGGCCTGGCCGCGGTGCGCACCCTGCGCGGCCCGGTGTGGTTTCCGGTCCGGGCAATGGCCACCGGCTACGTCGACCTGTTCCGCGGCCTGCCGCTGATCATCTGCCTGTATCTCGTCGGGTTCGGGTTGCCCGGTCTGCGGCTGGCCGGCGTACCCAACAACCCGGTGCTGCTGGGCGGACTCGCGCTGGTGCTGGTCTACTCCGCCTACGTCGCGGAGGTCTTCCGGGCCGGCATTGAGTCGGTGCACCCGTCTCAGCTCGCGGCGGCCAAGTCGCTGGGGCTGAACTACCGCAGGACCATGCGTCTGGTGGTGCTGCCCCAGGCGGCCCGTCGGGTCACCCCGGCGTTGCTCAACGATTTCGTCGCCCTGCAGAAGGACTGCGGGCTGATCTCGGTCCTCGGGGCGGTCGACGCGGTGCGCGCCGCGCAGATCCAGGCCGCCACGAGCTACAACTTCACCCCCTACGTGGTGGCCGGGCTGCTGTTCGTGGCACTGGCGGTGCCTTCGGCGCGGCTGGCCGATTGGGCGACCCGTCGCGCGGCGACGCGGCAGGGTGCGTTGTGA
- a CDS encoding ABC transporter substrate-binding protein — MRKGLVMITVAASTALLALAGCAPADEKSSTASGSDKCDKASLPTLKAGVLTFGTDQPAYPPWFVDDNPANGKGFESAVAYAVAGKLGYDAKDVTWVRVPFNAAIAPGPKTFDANLNEFSITEERKNAVDFSSPYYDVTQAVVTIKSSPAAKVTSLDGLRDLRLGAQVGTTSYNAAKALNVKAPISVYNNNDDAKAALVNGQIDALVLDLPTAFEVQSELTDGFIVGQLPSGTDKPEQFGIVLDKGSKLTSCVSGAVDALRGDGTLAKLQQQWLAEAGSAPVLK, encoded by the coding sequence ATGCGTAAAGGGTTGGTCATGATCACCGTCGCAGCGTCGACGGCACTGCTGGCGCTGGCGGGGTGCGCCCCCGCCGACGAGAAGTCCAGCACGGCAAGCGGCAGTGACAAGTGCGACAAGGCCTCGCTGCCCACGTTGAAGGCCGGTGTCCTGACCTTCGGTACCGACCAGCCCGCCTACCCGCCGTGGTTCGTCGACGACAACCCGGCCAACGGCAAGGGCTTTGAATCCGCGGTGGCCTACGCAGTGGCCGGCAAGCTCGGTTACGACGCCAAGGACGTGACCTGGGTGCGGGTGCCGTTCAACGCGGCGATCGCACCGGGACCCAAGACCTTCGACGCCAACCTCAACGAGTTCTCGATCACCGAGGAGCGCAAGAACGCCGTCGACTTCTCCTCGCCCTATTACGACGTGACCCAGGCGGTGGTGACCATCAAGTCCTCGCCCGCCGCCAAGGTCACCAGCCTGGACGGCCTGCGCGATCTGCGCCTCGGTGCTCAGGTCGGGACGACCAGCTACAACGCCGCCAAGGCGCTGAACGTCAAGGCCCCGATCTCGGTGTACAACAACAACGACGACGCCAAGGCGGCGCTGGTCAACGGCCAGATCGACGCGTTGGTGCTCGACCTGCCGACCGCCTTCGAGGTGCAGAGCGAGCTGACCGACGGCTTCATCGTCGGCCAATTGCCTTCCGGCACAGACAAACCCGAGCAGTTCGGGATCGTGCTGGACAAGGGCAGCAAGCTGACGTCCTGCGTGTCGGGTGCGGTTGACGCCCTGCGCGGAGACGGCACGCTGGCCAAACTGCAGCAGCAGTGGCTGGCCGAAGCCGGCAGTGCGCCGGTACTGAAGTGA
- a CDS encoding aminodeoxychorismate lyase produces MVVTLDGEVHDPAQPLLFADDLAAVRGDGVFETLLVRDGRACLVDAHLRRLVQSARMMELPAPEPADWRSAIEVAVGQWAAVTAEEGALRLVYSRGRESGSTPTAYLTVNPLPDRVGETRRGGLAAVLLDRGLPASGVDEMPWLVAGAKTLSYAVNMAALRHAAARDAGDVIFVSTDGFILEGPRSTVVIAADSADSPGHTCLYTPPPWYPILRGTTQQALFEVARDKGYDCDYRALRPADLFAAQGVWLVSSITLAARVHTLDGRLLAPAPLAAEMSELVDAAILSDR; encoded by the coding sequence GTGGTCGTCACGCTCGACGGCGAGGTGCACGACCCGGCCCAGCCCCTGCTCTTCGCCGACGACCTCGCCGCGGTCCGCGGTGACGGCGTCTTCGAGACCCTGCTGGTGCGTGACGGGCGGGCCTGCCTGGTCGATGCGCACCTACGGCGGCTGGTGCAGTCGGCCAGGATGATGGAGCTGCCCGCGCCCGAGCCTGCCGACTGGCGGTCCGCCATCGAGGTGGCGGTCGGCCAGTGGGCGGCCGTCACCGCCGAGGAAGGTGCGCTGCGGCTGGTCTACAGCCGGGGCCGGGAGAGCGGGTCGACGCCGACCGCCTATCTGACGGTGAACCCGCTGCCGGACCGGGTCGGCGAGACCCGGCGCGGCGGCCTGGCCGCGGTGCTGCTCGACCGGGGACTTCCAGCCTCCGGTGTCGACGAGATGCCGTGGCTGGTGGCCGGGGCCAAGACGTTGTCCTACGCGGTTAACATGGCCGCACTGCGGCACGCGGCCGCCAGGGACGCCGGTGACGTGATCTTTGTCAGCACCGACGGCTTCATCCTCGAGGGCCCGCGATCCACGGTGGTGATCGCCGCCGACAGCGCGGACTCCCCGGGGCACACCTGCCTCTACACCCCGCCGCCGTGGTACCCGATCCTGCGCGGCACCACCCAGCAGGCACTGTTCGAGGTGGCCCGGGACAAGGGCTACGACTGCGACTACCGGGCGCTGCGCCCGGCCGACCTCTTTGCAGCCCAGGGCGTTTGGCTGGTCTCCAGCATCACGCTGGCGGCGCGGGTGCACACGCTCGACGGTCGGCTGCTCGCGCCGGCGCCGCTGGCGGCCGAGATGTCCGAACTCGTCGACGCCGCGATCCTCAGCGATCGCTGA